From the genome of Aggregicoccus sp. 17bor-14:
ATGTTCGGGTCCGTGGTGTAGACGCCGTCCACGTCCGTGTAGATCTCGCAGGCGTCCGCCTTGAGCGCCGCCGCGATCGCCACCGCCGTGGTGTCCGAGCCTCCGCGCCCCAGCGTGGTGACGTTGCCCTCCTCGTCCACGCCCTGGAAGCCCGCCACCACCACGATGTGCTTCTTCTTCAGGGCCGCGTGGATGCGCTCCGCGTCGATGCTCTTGATGCGCGCCTTGGAGAAGGTGCTGTCGGTGACGATGCGCACCTGGTGGCCGAGCAGGCTGGTGGCTTTGCCTTTCTGCGCCTGGATGGCGAGCGCCACGAGCCCCACCGAGACCTGCTCGCCGGTGGCCACGATCACGTCCTGCTCGCGCTCGTCGGGGCGCTCGGTGATCTGGCCCACCAGCTTCAGCAGGCGGTTGGTCTCGCCGGACATGGCCGACACGACGACGACGACCTGGTTGCCGGCCTTCTGCGCCGCGATGCAGCGGCGCGCCACGTTCTTGATCCGCTCGATGTCACCAACAGAGGTGCCGCCGTACTTCTGGACGATGAGTGCCACGGGGGTGGTCGTTCTCTCCTTGTGGGCCTCGCCATCGCGAGGTGCGGGGGAGCTAATGACGCAGCGCGTGTGTTGTCAAAGAGACCCGCGCGCTGCGGGAGGGGGCTTGGTATAGGGTGCGCCGCCTGCCTACCCCTTTTCGGAGCTTCCGCATGTCTCGCCCGCGCATCCTCATCGACGGTGACACCCTCAAGCTGGAGGAGATCCTCCAGGTCTCGCGCAACGAGGCGCTGGTGGAGCTGGCCCCGGAGGCCGCAGCGCGCGTGCGTGCGAGCCGCGACCTGGTGGACCGGGTGGCCGCCGGCGACACGCCCTCCTACGGCATCAACACCGGCTTCGGCACGCTCGCCGAGGTGCGCATCGACAAGAAGGACCTGCGCGAGCTGCAGCGCAACCTCATCCTCAGCCACGCGGCCGGCGTGGGCACGCCCCTGCCCCACGGCGAGGCGCGCGCGCTGCTGCTGCTGCGCTGCAACGTGCTCGCGAAGGGCTACTCGGGCATCCGCCCCGAGACGCTCGCGCTCGCGCTGGAGATGCTCAACCGGGACGTGGTGCCGGTGGTGCCCGAGCGCGGCAGCGTGGGCGCCTCGGGTGACCTCGCGCCGCTCGCGCACCTCGCGCTCGTCTTCATCGGCGAGGGCGAGGCCTTCTTCCAGGGCCAGCGGCTCCCCGCGCGCCAGGCGCTGGAGCGCGCGGGGCTGCAGCCGGTGGTGCTCGAGGCGAAGGAGGGCCTCGCGCTGGTCAACGGCACCCAGGCCATGTGCGCGGTGGGCACCCATCTCCAATTGCGCGCCGAGATGCTCGCGGACGTGGCGGACATCGCGGGCAGCATGACGCTGGAGGGCCTGCTGGGCAGCCACAAGCCCTTCATGAACGAGATCCACGACGTGCGCCCGCACCAGGGCCAGAAGGACTGCGCCGCGCACCTGCGCCGCATCCTCCAGGGCAGCGAGCTGGTGGAGACGCACGTGAACTGCAGCAAGGTGCAGGACCCCTACTCGCTGCGCTGCATGCCGCAGGTGCACGGCGCGGCGCGCGAGGGCCTGCGCTTCGCGCGCGGGGTGCTGGAGGTGGAGGTGAACAGCGCCACCGACAACCCGCTCGTCTTCGTGGACAGCGGCCGCATCGTGTCCGGCGGCAACTTCCACGGCCAGCCCATCAGCCTCGCGCTGGACGTGGTGGCCATGGCGCTCACCCAGCTCTCCAGCATCAGCGAGCGCCGGGTGGAGCAGCTGGTGAACCCCTCCCTGAGCAACCTGCCCCCCTTCCTCGCGCGCAACAGCGGCCTCAACTCGGGATTCATGATCGCCCAGGTGACGAGCGCGGCGCTGGTGGCCGAGAGCCGCGTGCTCAGCCACCCCGCCAGCGTGGACTCCATCCCCTCCTCCGCGGGCCGCGAGGACCACGTCTCCATGGGCATGACGGCCGCGCTCAAGGGCCGCCAGGTGGCCGAGCACGCCCGCTCCTGCCTCGCCATCGAGGTGCTGGTGGCAGCCCAGGCGCTGGACTTCCGCCTCCCGGTGAAGCCCGGCAAGGGCGCGCGCGCCGCGTGGGAGCTGGTGCGCTCCGTGGTGCCGGCGATGGACAAGGACCGCGAGCTGCACAAGGACATCGAGGCGGTGAGCCGGCTCATCGACTCGGGCGCGCTCGTCGCCGCGGTGCGTGACGCCACGGCCTAGCGCTCTCCCGCCCGCCGTCCAGGAAGGCCGGCGGGCCGCCTTTTTTCCAGGGATGTCGCGCAGTTGAGGGAGCAGGGGGGCACGTGGTACGACTGCTCCCCTGCGCCCCGGGCACGTACGCCCGGCGCACGCCTACCCCTGGAGCCAAGCCACATGAGCGAGCGGAACGACGTCCTGCAGAGCGGGCCTGCCCCCGCCATGCCTCCCGCGAGCCCCGCTCCCCGCCCGGCCTCCGAGGTGCTCGCGAGTGCGCTCGGCGCGCTGCCCCCGGCGCCCACGTCTCAAGAAGACGAGGCCCGCGCCCGCATCGCCACGCTGGAGCGCGAGGCGCGCGCCCTGGGCACCGACGCCCAGGCCGCCCTGCTCTTCCACGAGATCGGCCTGCTCTGGGAGGACCCGCTCAAGAACCCGCGCAACGCGGCCGTCGCCTTCCAGAACGCGTACAAGCTCGCGCCCAGGTTCCTCGCGAACATCCGCGCCGCGCGCCGCCTCTTCGCGGACGTGGGAAACTGGCAGATGGTGCTGCAGCTGCTGGACGCGGAGCTCGCGGGCGTGAGCGAGCCGCGCCAGCGCGCCTCCCTCCTCTTCGAGAAGGGCACGGTGCTCGAGGAGCGCCTGAGCCGCGCCGAGGAGGCTGCGACGGCGTACCGGCAGTGCCTGGAGCTGGGCCCCACGGACGTGACCCTGCTCACCCAGCTCGAGGTGCTGCACGCGGCGCGCGGCGACCACGCGGCGCTGGTGGACGTGTACCGCCTGCTCGCCGGTGCGCTCGAGGAGCCCTCCCTGCGCGCGCACTTCCTCACCAGCGCGGGGCTCGTGCTCGAGGACCGGCTGAAGCAGCCGGAGGCGGCGGCGCGCGCATTCCGCGAGGCCTTCGCGCTGGACCGGCGCGACCTGCTGCTGCTCTCCGCGGTGAAGCGCGTGGCGGAGCGCGAGGGCGCGAGCGAGGAGCTGCTGCAGGCGCTGCAGGCCGAGGCCGAGCTGCTCGGCGAGCAGGCCACGCCTGCGTTCCTGCAGATCTGCAAGGTGTACGAGCGTCTCGGCAAGCGCGACGAGGCGCTCGCGGCGCTGCTCGCGGCGCGCCGGGTGACGCCGAACGAGCCGCTGGTGCTCAGCGCGCTCGCGGGCATCTACGAGACGCAAGGGCGCTTCGAGGACCTGGCGGACGTGCTGCTCACCTGGGTGGGCTCCATCTCGGACGAGAGCGAGCTGGTGGCGATCAACCTGCGGCTCGCGGCGCTCTTCGAGGAGGAGCTCAAGCGCGAGGGCGAGGCCGTGGCGCGCTACCAGGCCATCCTCGCGCGCATCCCGGGCCACGCGGCGGCGCTCGCGGGGCTGGGCAAGCTCTACTACCGGCTGCAGAACTGGGAGGGCCTGGTCACCGTCTTCGACGCGGAGCTCGCCGCGGCCGAGGAGCCGAAGCAGAAGGCCGCCAAGATGTACAAGGCGGCCGAGATCCTCGAGGAGCGGCTCGGGCGCCAGGAGGAGGCCATCGGCCGCTACAACGGCTGCCTCCAGCTGCAGCCCGGCTTCCTGCCCGCGCAGAAGGCGCTCACCCGGCTCTACGAGCGCCAGGGCCGCTTCGCCGAGCTGGTGGCGATGTACGAGCAGGATCTGCTGCAGACCAGCGACCGCGACCAGATCATCTCCACGCTCAACAAGATGGCGGTGCTCTACGAGGAGCGCCTCAGCGACCTGGACCACGCCATCGAGTGCATGAAGCGGGTGCTGGATCTCTCCAGCGACCACCTGCCCAGCATCCGCAACCTCTCGCGCCTCTACGAGCGCGCCGGGCGCTTCCAGGAGCTGCTGCAGAACCACGAGCTGGAGGCCTCGCTCGCCGGGGACACGAAGCAGGTGCTCAGCCTGCACCACCGCAACGCGGAGATCCTGGACGAGCACCTCAAGGACCGCGCGGGCGCCACCGCCGCCTACGAGCGGCTGCTCGCGCTCAGCCCCTCCTACCTGCCCGCGCTGCGCGCCCTGGGCCGCCTCTACGCGCAGGACGGGCGCTGGGAGGACCTCATCCGCATGTACCGCGCCGAGGCGGAGATCGCCTCCTCCACCGAGCACGCGGCCGCGCTCATCTACAAGACCGGCGAGCTGTACGAGCACAAGGTCAAGAACGAGAACGAGGCGGTGGCGAGCTACCAGGAGGTGCTCACGCTCGCCCCCAGCTACTTCCCGGCGCTGCGCGCGCTCGGACGCATCTACCGCGCGAACGGGGCGTGGGAGAGCCTCATCGAGGTGCTGCGCTCGGAGGCCGCGAACCGCACCGACCCGCTCGAGCGCGCGAACGCCCTGTACCAGGCCGCCGCCATCTGGGAGGAGCCACTGCACCGCCCCGAGATGGCCATCGAGAGCTACCAGGAGGTGCTGCGCCTCACCCCCGGCCACCCCGCCACCCTGCGCGCCCTCGAGCGGCTCTACGCCGCCCAGGACAACGTGAAGGAGCTGGTGGTGGTGCTGGACCGCGAGACCCAGACCGCCGCCACCGCGCAGGCCAAGGTGGCCGCGTACACGAAGCTCGCCCGCCTCTACCTGGACCGCTTCAACGAGCCGGCGCGCGCGGCCCAGTGCTGCGAGTCCGTGCTCGCGCTGGAAGCCGGCCACCTCTTCGCCCTCAAGACGCTCGAGCGCATCCGCGCCTCCGACCGCGTGCGCCGCGCCGAGCTGCGCGGGCGCATCGTGGAGCGCGTGGAGGACGGGCGCCTGCGCACCGCGCTGCGCCTGGGGGTGGCGGCGGACGCGGACAAGCCCGGTGCCGAGGCGGCGCTCGAGGAGTACCGCCGCGCCTTCGCCGAGGACCCGAGCGACTCGCGCCTCGCCTTCGCCCTCGAGCGCGGGCTGCGCCAGGCGGCAGACCACGAAGCGCTCGCCGGCCTCTACCTGCGCCGGCTCGACGTGCCGCAGGAGCCCTCCGAGCGCCTCGAGCTGCTGCTGCGAAGCGGCGAGCTGCTCGAGACGCGGCTCGGCGACCTGCCGCGCGCGCAGGCCCAGTACGAGGCCGCGCTCGCCCTTCAGCCCGAGGCGCTGCCTGCCCTGCAGGGCGCGCGGCGCGTGGCCCTCAAGCGCGAGGACTGGGCGGCAGCCCGCGCGCTGTACGAGTCCGAGGCGCGTGCGTCTCGCGACCCGCGCAGCGCCATCGAGGCGCTGGTGGCCGCGGCGCGCCTCGCGCAGGGAGCGCTGCAGGACGCGGAGGGCGCCGTCGCGCTCTACCGCAAGGCGCTCGAGCGCGACCCGCTGGATCCCACCGCGAGCGCGGCGCTGGAGGACCTGCTCGCCCAGCGCGGCGGCGCGGAGGATCTCGCGGCCCTGCACGAGCGGCGCGCCGAGGCCCGGCTCGCCCAGCGCAACGTGCAGGCGGCCGCCGCCTCCTTCTACACGGCCGCGCGCATCTGGCTCGAGTCCCTGAACGACCGCCCCCGCGCGCTCGCCGCGGCCGAGCGCGCGCTCGCGGCCCTGCCCACGCACCCCGACGCGCTCGAGCTGCGCGGCCGCCTGTGCATCGAGGCCCAGCAGTTCGCGGAAGGGGCCGCGATGCTCGCCCAGCGCGTGCAGCTGGGCGGTGACCCCACCGCGATGGCCACCCTGCACTTGACGCTGGGCGGGCTCTACCACGATCAGCTCGCGGACCCGGGCCGCGCGGCGGCGCATCTTCAGACGGCGCTCGCGGCGCTGCCCCGCAGCGAGGAGGCGCTGGAGCGGCTCGCGGAGATCCACGCCCAGGGCCGCAACTGGACCGGCGCGGTGGACTGCCTCAAGCGCCTGCTCGAGCTGGACCTCTCGCGCGAGGCGCGCGCCCGCCACACCATCGCGCTCGCGAAGGTGCACGACGAGGGGCTCGGCGACGTGCCCGCGGCGAGCGCCCTCTACCGCCAGGCGCTGGAGCTCGCGCCGGACGACGCGCGCATCGTCGAGCGCCTCGTCTCGCTCTCCGAGCGCGCGGGGAACCTCTCCGAGCTCGCGGCGCTGCTCGAGGCGCAAGGCCAGACGGCCGCCGGGGCGGGCGATGCGCGCCGGGCCCTCGCGCTGCGGCTCAAGGCCGCGGAGCTGTGCGCAGGGCCCCTCGCCCAGAACGAGCGCGCCGTGGGGCTCTACCGCCAGGTGCTCGAGGCGGACGCGGGCCACGTGGCGGCCCGCGCGGCGCTTGCGCAGCTGTACATGCGCGACGTGGCGAGCATGCCGCTCGCAGTGGAGGAGCACCGCACGCTGCTGCACCTGGAGGCCGGGCGCCTGGAGAGCCTGCACGCGCTCTTCCGCCTCTGGGCGGGGCAGCAGCAGCAGGACAAGGCCTTCTGCGTCGCGAGCGTGCTGCAGTTCCTGCGCTCGGCGAACGACGCCGAGCTTGCCTTCTACACCGAGGCGAAGAACCGCCTGCCGGCCGAGCCCCAGGGCCGGCTCGCTCCCGCCGAGGTCGAGGGCGTGCTCCTGCACCCCGCGGCCCGCGGCGCCGTGCTCGAGACGCTGCGCGCGGTGGGCGACCAGCTCTCGCGCCTGTACCCGCCGCAGTTCGAGGTGCTGGGCGTGGACCGCAAGGCGGACCGCCTCAAGGCGGACCACCCGGTGCACCGCGCCCTGCGCGCGGTGGCCCAGGTGTTCGGCGTGGAGGAGCTCGAGGTCTACAGCGCCCGGCGCGGCCTGATGGGCCTGGAGACCACCGAGCCGCTCTCCGTCTGGGTGGGCCAGGACGTGGTGCGCAAGTTCAACGCCCGCGAGCAGAAGTTCCTCATGGGCCGCGCGGCGCTCGGGCTGCTCAACAAGTCCGCCGTGCTGCAGAAGCTCTCGGCGGGCGAGACGGCGGAGCTGCTGGGCAACTCGGTGCGCATCCACGTGCCCACCTACCCGGGCCTCGGCCGGCGCAACGACGAGCTGGTGAAGCAGCTGCGCAAGGCCTACTCGCGCAAGGCGCTCAAGGCGCTCGAGGCCCCGGCGCAGGCGCTCGCGGACGGGGCGTCCCTGGACCTGCAGGCCACGCTGGAGGCCCTCGGCTACTCGGCGGACCGCGCGGGCCTGCTCTTGTGCGGCGACGTCTCGGTGGCGCTGGGCGTGGTGCTGCGCGAGGACCCCAACGTCTCCACGGTGCGCCTCGAGGGCGCGGACCCCGTGCTCGCCGCCGTGCGCGAGCGCGCGGACCTGGGGGCGCTGCTGGACTTCGCCCTCAGCGAGGACTTCTTCCGGCTGCGCCAGAAGCTGGGGCTCGCGCTCTAGCTACTCGCAGCGCAGCACCGCATCCGCGGGGAGCCCCTCGCGGATGCGGCGCACGGCCTCACCCACCGGCGCGCTCTCGGCCGCCTCCACCGTGACCTTCACCCGGTAGTCCTTCGCCGGGTCGAACTCCGGATAGGAGCCGATGGCCACGTGGGGCATGTCCAGCGCCACGCGGTCCAGCACGGCGGCGATCGCCCCCTCCCCCAGCCCCAGGTAGAGGCTGCTGAGGTGCACGGGGCTGCCGTTGAGCCGCTTGAGCACCGTCTCCAGCTGCAGCCGGAACAGCTGCGGCACGCCGGGCAGCAGGTAGATGCCCTCCACGGAGAGCACCGGGTACCACGTGCCCTCCTGGGTGAGCAGCTCGGAGCCCTCGGGCGCATCCGCGAGCCGCATCGCCTCGGGGGTCACCGCGTCGCGGTAGCGCTCGCGCAGCAGCTGCTCCATGCCGGCGAGCCGCACCACGCGGCGGCCCAGCGCGAGCGCCACCGCGCGCACCGTGACGTCGTCGTGGGTGGGGCCGATGCCCCCGCTGGTGAAGACGTGGGCCGCCTTCGCCCGGGCGCGGGAGACCGCGTCCACGATGGCGTCGATCTCGTCCGGCACCACCTCGAGCGAGCGCAGGGGCACCCCGCACTCGCGCAGCCGCCGGATGAGCAGGGGGCCGTTCGCGTCCTGCACCTTCGCGGTGAGGACCTCGTTGCCGATGATGACCGCGGCTGCCCCGGAGCGCTCCATGCGCCCCGGACTCTAGCCCACGCGCGGGCGCGAGGTGCGGCGCGCGAGCAGCTTGCGCACGTGCACCAGACAGGCGGCCGTCACCGCCTCGGGGGGCTGACCCCCGTCGATGCGCACGATGCGCTCGCGCCCCTCGCGCCGCCGGATGGCCGAGACGTACGCCTTGGCGATGCGGCGCTGGGCCTCGTCCGCCTCGAAGAGCTCCTGGGGCCCGCCGCGCCCCGCGCGCCGCTGGGCGGCCACCTGCGGGGACACCTCGACGAAGATCGTGAGGTCCGGCGAGATGGCGCAGCCGTTGATGACCTCGACCCAGTCCATGGGCAGGTTCATCCCCTGGTAGGCGAGCGAGGAGAGCACGTAGCGGTCGCACAGCACCGTCTCCCCCCGCGCGAGCGCCGGCAGCACCCGCGCCTGCAGGTGATCCGTGCGGTCCGCGGCGAAGAGCAGCGCCAGGGTCTCCGGCGAGAGCGGGGCGTTGCTGCCGGGGATGACGAGGCGGCCCGTCAGGGCCTGGCGGATGAGCGTGCCGATGGGCCCGTCCGAGGGCTCACGGCTGGTGAGCACCCGGTGCCCGTCCGCGCGCAGCGCCGCGGCGAGGCGCTCCGTCTGGGTCGTGGTGCCCGCGCCGTCCAGCCCCTCGAGCACGATGAAGCGGCCGCGGGCGGAGGCCGCCGCGCGGGGAGTCTTCGCCGCGCTCACCGGGGCAGCAGCTGCGACGGGTCGTCCAGGTGCAGCGCGCGGCGCAGCGCCTCGAGCGAGGCAAAGCGCTCCAGCTCGTCCGCCATGTGGCGGCGGCCCTTGAGCCCCTGCACCAGCGCGTAGGTGAACAGGCCCAGGGCCATCGCCGCGGCCACGTACCCGAGGTAGGGCACCTTCGCGGAGTCGCGGAACAGCTTGATCGCCGCCCCGGTGACGATGAGCGCCACCACCGTGCTGACGGCGGCGTGGGCGTAGTGGCGGATGCTCTTGCGGCTCGCGAGGCCTGCCTGGAGGCGCTCGAGCTCGGCGCGCTGCTGCTGCTGGGTATCTGCGTTCACAGGGGGCTGTTTACGCGAAGAGGGCCCCCCGCGTCGAGTTGGGGGCTCAGCCGAGGGAGGCCAGGGCCTCGCGCACCGCCCCCAGGTCCGCAGGCAGCTCCAGGGGTGGGTTCGCCCCCTCGCTGGACACCCCGGGCAGGCTGCCGCGGTGGTAGCCCACCTTGAAGTCGGTGAACTTGAGCCCGTGGGCGGTGGAGACCACCACCACCCGGGCCCCAGGGGCGATGGTGCCCGCCCGGGCGAGCCTGGCGACCGCGGCGAGCGCCACCCCCGTGTGCGGGCAGGTGAACGTCCCCTCGCGGTCCGCCTCGGCCGCCGCCTGCGCGAGCTCGGCCTCGGTGGCGTCCTCCACCACCCCGTCGAAGGCCTGCAGCGTGCGCACCGCGCGGCGGAAGGAGACCGGGTGGCCGATGCGGATGGCCGAGGCCAGCGTCTCGCCGGCCTGCATCGGCAGCAGCTCGCGAAAGCCCCCGCGGAAGGCCCGGGCGAGCGGGTTCGCGCGCTCGGCCTGCGCCACGGCGAGCCGCGGGCGGCGCGAGATGAGCCCCAGCGCGTGCAGCAGCTCGAAGCCCTTGCCCAGCGCGCTCGCGTTGCCGAGGTTGCCGCCGGGGATGACCACCCAGTCCGGCACCTCCCAGCCCAGCTGCTGCGCGAGCTCCACCGCCACCATCTTCTGCCCCTCGATGCGCAGCGCGTTCATCGAGTTGGCGAGGTAGAGCCCCGCGTCCTTCGACTCCGTCACCGCCTGCACCAAGCGCATGCAGCCGTCGAAGTCGGTGTCCAGCGAGAGCACCCGGGCGCCGTTGGCAATGGGCTGCGCCAGCTGCGCGAGGCTCACCTTGTCGCGCGGGAGGAAGACGACGGCCGGGATGCCCGCGGCGGCCGCGTACGCGGAGAGCGCCGCCGAGGTGTCGCCGGTGGAGGCGCAGGCCACCGCGCGCACCGGCGCACCGAGCGCCCGCAGGTGCTGCACCGCGGACACCAGGACCGTCATGCCCCAGTCCTTGAAGCTGCCGGTCGGAGAGACGCCGCACTCCTTCAGCTCGAGGCTCCCGAGCCCGAGGCGCTGCGCCATGCGCGGCAAGCCCTTGAGCGGGGTGTGCCCCTCGCCCAGCGTGACGATGTGCTCGGCGGGCAGCTGCGGGTACACCCACTCCTGCTTGCTCCAGACGCCCGAGCCCAGGGGCCCGCGCGCGAGCGCCGAGCGCCCCTCGAAGCGCCGCCGCCACTCGGCTGCGGGGGTGGCCCGGAGCGCCTCGAGGTCCTGCTGCACGTCCAGCAGCGCCCCGCAGCGCGGGCAGCGGTAGACGATCTCCGTGAGGGGCGCGCCGAAGCCGCAGCCCTCGCTGCACACGTACGCGGCGTGCAGGGCGCGGCTCATGAGGTGGCCCGCACCACCGTGCCGCAGTCGGTGCAGGGCCGGCCCACGCGGCCGCGCACGTGGCAGCGCGGGCAGCGGGCATAGGTGGCGTCCGCGTCCTCGCGCTCGGCGGCCGCCTTGGCCGTGGGCCGCAGCCGGGGAAGGCGCATGCCGCACTTGTCGCAGACGAGCCCCTCGGCCTGCACGTTGCGGCAGTAGCGGCACACCGCCGCCCCCGCGGGCGCCGCGGTGCGCACGCCGTCGTCCTCGGCGCGGCCCGTCTCCAGCTCGTCCAGGGGCAGCTCCACCACGTTCAGCGCCGGGGCGCTGCGGGTGGCCTCGAGGTCCGGCACCCGCTCGGGCGGAAGCGCCCCCACGGGCGCCTCCCGGGTCGGGGCGAGCTCCGCCACGCGCTCCACCGGCACGGGCGCCTTGCCGCCGACGTGCGGGGTGAGCTCGAGCTCCGGCAGGGGCGCCACCGGGGCCGCGCCCGCACTCCGGGGCGTGGAGAGCCGCTTGCCGCACTGGTCGCACTCGTCGCCCTGGGCCTGGGGGTGCTCGCACACCGGGCAGATGATCATGCCCCCACGTTAGCGGCGGGCCCTCCTGGCGGGCAACGCAGGAGGCAGGTGGGAGTGGGTCCTCCTCAGCCCACTCGCGCGAGGGCCAGGCGGCCTTCCCACCGCTCCTCGAGCGCCTTCACGAGGCCCCGGTGCTCCGGGCGGCGCAGCCCCGGGTCCTCGGCGAGGATGCGCCGGGCCTCCGCCTGCGCGAGCGAGAGCAGGTCCCCGTCCCGCGCGAGGTTCGCCACCGCGAGCTCCGGCAGGCCGCTCTGGCGCGTGCCCAGGAACTCGCCCGGCCCGCGGATCTCCAGATCCTTCTCCGCGATGACGAAGCCGTCCGAGCTGTGCTCCATCACCGCGAGGCGCTCGCTCGAGTCCATGGAGCGCGCGAGGCTCGCCACCAGGTAGCAGAAGCTCGCTGCGGCGCCGCGCCCCACCCGGCCGCGCAGCTGGTGCAGCTGCGAGAGGCCGAAGCGCTCGGCGTGCTCGATGACCATGACGGATGCGTTGGGCACGTCCACGCCCACCTCGATGACGGTGGTGGCGACGAGGATCTCCAGCTCGCGCTTGCGGAACGCGTCCATGATCGCGTCCTTCTCCTCGGGCTTCATGCGGCCGTGCAGCAGCCCCACGCGCGCCTGGGGGAACACCGCGCGCAGCTTCTCCGCGCCCTGGGTCGCATCCTCCAGGTCCAGCTTCTCCGACTCCTCCACGAGCGGATAGACGATGTAGGCCTGGTGCCCCTTCGCGAGCTCGCTGCCCACCGCCTCGTAGACGCGGGCGCGCTGCTTGTCGTTGAAGACGCGGGTGACGATGGGCGTGCGCCCCGGGGGCAGCTCGTCGATGACCGAGACGTCCAGGTCCCCGTACAGCGTCATCGCGAGGGTGCGCGGGATGGGCGTGGCCGTCATCACCAGCACGTCCGGGCGCATCCCCGCGCTCATCAGCTTGTGGCGC
Proteins encoded in this window:
- a CDS encoding tetratricopeptide repeat protein encodes the protein MSERNDVLQSGPAPAMPPASPAPRPASEVLASALGALPPAPTSQEDEARARIATLEREARALGTDAQAALLFHEIGLLWEDPLKNPRNAAVAFQNAYKLAPRFLANIRAARRLFADVGNWQMVLQLLDAELAGVSEPRQRASLLFEKGTVLEERLSRAEEAATAYRQCLELGPTDVTLLTQLEVLHAARGDHAALVDVYRLLAGALEEPSLRAHFLTSAGLVLEDRLKQPEAAARAFREAFALDRRDLLLLSAVKRVAEREGASEELLQALQAEAELLGEQATPAFLQICKVYERLGKRDEALAALLAARRVTPNEPLVLSALAGIYETQGRFEDLADVLLTWVGSISDESELVAINLRLAALFEEELKREGEAVARYQAILARIPGHAAALAGLGKLYYRLQNWEGLVTVFDAELAAAEEPKQKAAKMYKAAEILEERLGRQEEAIGRYNGCLQLQPGFLPAQKALTRLYERQGRFAELVAMYEQDLLQTSDRDQIISTLNKMAVLYEERLSDLDHAIECMKRVLDLSSDHLPSIRNLSRLYERAGRFQELLQNHELEASLAGDTKQVLSLHHRNAEILDEHLKDRAGATAAYERLLALSPSYLPALRALGRLYAQDGRWEDLIRMYRAEAEIASSTEHAAALIYKTGELYEHKVKNENEAVASYQEVLTLAPSYFPALRALGRIYRANGAWESLIEVLRSEAANRTDPLERANALYQAAAIWEEPLHRPEMAIESYQEVLRLTPGHPATLRALERLYAAQDNVKELVVVLDRETQTAATAQAKVAAYTKLARLYLDRFNEPARAAQCCESVLALEAGHLFALKTLERIRASDRVRRAELRGRIVERVEDGRLRTALRLGVAADADKPGAEAALEEYRRAFAEDPSDSRLAFALERGLRQAADHEALAGLYLRRLDVPQEPSERLELLLRSGELLETRLGDLPRAQAQYEAALALQPEALPALQGARRVALKREDWAAARALYESEARASRDPRSAIEALVAAARLAQGALQDAEGAVALYRKALERDPLDPTASAALEDLLAQRGGAEDLAALHERRAEARLAQRNVQAAAASFYTAARIWLESLNDRPRALAAAERALAALPTHPDALELRGRLCIEAQQFAEGAAMLAQRVQLGGDPTAMATLHLTLGGLYHDQLADPGRAAAHLQTALAALPRSEEALERLAEIHAQGRNWTGAVDCLKRLLELDLSREARARHTIALAKVHDEGLGDVPAASALYRQALELAPDDARIVERLVSLSERAGNLSELAALLEAQGQTAAGAGDARRALALRLKAAELCAGPLAQNERAVGLYRQVLEADAGHVAARAALAQLYMRDVASMPLAVEEHRTLLHLEAGRLESLHALFRLWAGQQQQDKAFCVASVLQFLRSANDAELAFYTEAKNRLPAEPQGRLAPAEVEGVLLHPAARGAVLETLRAVGDQLSRLYPPQFEVLGVDRKADRLKADHPVHRALRAVAQVFGVEELEVYSARRGLMGLETTEPLSVWVGQDVVRKFNAREQKFLMGRAALGLLNKSAVLQKLSAGETAELLGNSVRIHVPTYPGLGRRNDELVKQLRKAYSRKALKALEAPAQALADGASLDLQATLEALGYSADRAGLLLCGDVSVALGVVLREDPNVSTVRLEGADPVLAAVRERADLGALLDFALSEDFFRLRQKLGLAL
- the thrC gene encoding threonine synthase, which translates into the protein MSRALHAAYVCSEGCGFGAPLTEIVYRCPRCGALLDVQQDLEALRATPAAEWRRRFEGRSALARGPLGSGVWSKQEWVYPQLPAEHIVTLGEGHTPLKGLPRMAQRLGLGSLELKECGVSPTGSFKDWGMTVLVSAVQHLRALGAPVRAVACASTGDTSAALSAYAAAAGIPAVVFLPRDKVSLAQLAQPIANGARVLSLDTDFDGCMRLVQAVTESKDAGLYLANSMNALRIEGQKMVAVELAQQLGWEVPDWVVIPGGNLGNASALGKGFELLHALGLISRRPRLAVAQAERANPLARAFRGGFRELLPMQAGETLASAIRIGHPVSFRRAVRTLQAFDGVVEDATEAELAQAAAEADREGTFTCPHTGVALAAVARLARAGTIAPGARVVVVSTAHGLKFTDFKVGYHRGSLPGVSSEGANPPLELPADLGAVREALASLG
- a CDS encoding molybdopterin-binding protein, with protein sequence MERSGAAAVIIGNEVLTAKVQDANGPLLIRRLRECGVPLRSLEVVPDEIDAIVDAVSRARAKAAHVFTSGGIGPTHDDVTVRAVALALGRRVVRLAGMEQLLRERYRDAVTPEAMRLADAPEGSELLTQEGTWYPVLSVEGIYLLPGVPQLFRLQLETVLKRLNGSPVHLSSLYLGLGEGAIAAVLDRVALDMPHVAIGSYPEFDPAKDYRVKVTVEAAESAPVGEAVRRIREGLPADAVLRCE
- the hutH gene encoding histidine ammonia-lyase, which produces MSRPRILIDGDTLKLEEILQVSRNEALVELAPEAAARVRASRDLVDRVAAGDTPSYGINTGFGTLAEVRIDKKDLRELQRNLILSHAAGVGTPLPHGEARALLLLRCNVLAKGYSGIRPETLALALEMLNRDVVPVVPERGSVGASGDLAPLAHLALVFIGEGEAFFQGQRLPARQALERAGLQPVVLEAKEGLALVNGTQAMCAVGTHLQLRAEMLADVADIAGSMTLEGLLGSHKPFMNEIHDVRPHQGQKDCAAHLRRILQGSELVETHVNCSKVQDPYSLRCMPQVHGAAREGLRFARGVLEVEVNSATDNPLVFVDSGRIVSGGNFHGQPISLALDVVAMALTQLSSISERRVEQLVNPSLSNLPPFLARNSGLNSGFMIAQVTSAALVAESRVLSHPASVDSIPSSAGREDHVSMGMTAALKGRQVAEHARSCLAIEVLVAAQALDFRLPVKPGKGARAAWELVRSVVPAMDKDRELHKDIEAVSRLIDSGALVAAVRDATA
- the tmk gene encoding dTMP kinase gives rise to the protein MSAAKTPRAAASARGRFIVLEGLDGAGTTTQTERLAAALRADGHRVLTSREPSDGPIGTLIRQALTGRLVIPGSNAPLSPETLALLFAADRTDHLQARVLPALARGETVLCDRYVLSSLAYQGMNLPMDWVEVINGCAISPDLTIFVEVSPQVAAQRRAGRGGPQELFEADEAQRRIAKAYVSAIRRREGRERIVRIDGGQPPEAVTAACLVHVRKLLARRTSRPRVG